Below is a window of Sulfitobacter sp. SK012 DNA.
GATGGCAATCCCGGTAAGCGTAACAGCCTGAGCGTGGTAAGCCTTGAGCATAAGATGGGCCTGCACGGATCGCCCACCGCAATCATGCAATATGATAATGCCACCGGTTGGATGGTCGGCCCCGAGCAAGGCGGCATGGCAGCGATGTTCACGATGATGAACAACGCGCGGCTGGGCGTTGGCGGCCAAGGGATCGGCGTGGCGGAGGCGGCGTACCAACATGCGCTGGCCTATGCGCAGGACCGCAAGCAGGGGCGTACGGCGCTGGAAGGCGGGACCGGGACGATCTTGGATCATGCGGATGTGCGGCGGATGCTGACCACCATGAAGGCCGAGATTTTTGGCGCGCGCGCGATTGCGCTGAGCTGTGCTGTGGCGATTGATATGGGCAACGCGACAGGAGATGCCGCGTGGAAAGCCCGCGCGGCATTGCTGACGCCAATTTCTAAGGCGTTCGGTACTGATATGGGCATCGCGATGTCTGAGGTAGGTGTGCAAATCCATGGTGGCATGGGATTTATTGAAGAAACCGGTGCTGCGCAATTTTGCCGCGATGTGCGGGTCACTGCGATTTATGAGGGCACCAATGGCATTCAGGCGATGGACCTTGTTGCGCGCAAGATGATGGACGGTGGCGAAGCCGCGATGCGCCTGTTGGATGAAATTCAAGCTGATGCCGAAGACGCCCGCGAGACGTTTCCCAAAATGACCGATGCGGTCTGGCAGGCAAGCGAGTCTCTGCGCGAGGCAACCGAATGGATGGTCGCGCAAAGCGATTTGCAGGTCCGGTTTGCAGGTGCTGTGCCCTATCTGAAAGCATTTGCGCGGGTGTTGGGCGGCCATCTGCATCTGACAGCTGCGATGGCGGCTAAGGGCAGCGCGCGCGAAAAATTGGCGCGGTTCTACATTGAACGGTTGTTGCCCGAGCATGTGGGTCTTTTGGCCCATGCGCAGGCGGGGGCGGATGGCCTGTTTGCACTTTCAGCAGAAGAGCTGGCCGCCTGATGGCTGACATCGCGCCTGCAGGCCTGCGTTATCCTTTTGACACGCCGCCTGTCGGGGCCGAAGCCGTTGAGGTCGCCCCAGGTGTCCTTTGGCTCCGATTGCCGCTGCCGATGAAGTTGGATCACGTCAATGTTTACGCGCTCGATGAAGGGGATCATTGGACGATCATCGATACGGGCTTTGCGTCAAAGAAATCCAAGGCCATCTGGTCCGAGATCATGGCCGGGCCACTGGCGGGAAAACCGGTGGGCCGGGTTGTCGTCACGCATCATCATCCTGATCATATTGGCCTTGCGGGCTGGTTTCAGACTGAACATGGCGCAGAGCTGATTACGACGCGCACCGCATGGCTGACTGCGCGGATGCTGACGCTTGATGAGCAGCCCGTTCCAAATGCCGAATCGTTAGCGTTTTACCGGTCCGCGGGCATGGAAGCCGCGATTTACGACAAGCGCGCGACGGAGCGGCCGTTTAACTTTGCCGATGTCGTCACCCGCATGCCGTTGGGCTATACCCGGATCAAGCAAGGCGACCAGATCACTATGGGCGGGCGCAATTGGGATGTTCATATCGGCAATGGTCATGCGCCAGAGCACGCGACGTTCTGGAGCCGAGATGACAATCTAGTGATTGCAGGTGACCAGATTTTATCCTCGATCAGCCCTAACATTGGCGTCTATGCGACCGAACCGATGGCCGATCCCATTGGCGAATGGCTGGAGGCGTGCGAGCGGCTATCAATGCTGGCGCGGGCCGATCATCTGGTGCTGGGCGGGCATAAATTGCCCTTTACAGGCTTGCCCACACGCATGCGGCAGTTGATCGATAATCACCACAGCGCCCTCAAGCGTTTGTTGGCCTATCTCGATGAACCCAAAACAGCGGGGGAGTGTTTTTCCCCACTTTTCAAACGCGCCATTGGCGAAGGCGAATACGGCTTGGCGCTGGTGGAAGCTTTTGCGCACCTGAGCCATCTCCACCAAACGGGCCTTGCCACCCGGCAGTTGCGGGCGGATGGTGGTTGGGAATTCCAACGGAGCACCACATGACAGACCAGATTAAGACCGCCGCTGAAGCGTTTGAGGCAGATGCGCTGCCACGTGTGCATGAAGTCCATACGGACCCGGACAAGGCCAATGCCAGCAACGTTAAGGTGCCAAACGCCGTTGCTAACACGCCGGTCAAAAGTAAATCTCCGGCACAGTGGGCGTATGAGCGGGTGGTTCTCTATCTCAAGAAATTCGAAGAAGAGTTGGACGAAGACCACGAGGTTGCCATGGGGTTCACTGGCGCTGATGCGGGCGTGCTTCGGATCGAGGGTATGGGGTATTTTGATCCTGATGTACTGACATTTTACGGCACTGACCCGGCAGGTGGACGGATGCAACTGGTGCAACATGTCAGCCAGCTTAACGTTGTGCTGCGCGCGTTGCCCAAGGCCGTGCAAGAGGATGCACCGCGCCGGATCGGATTTCAGCTGGTTGAGGACCTGGAACAGGATGCCAAGACCAGCTAGGCGCGAATTGTCGCGCCAAGTTCGGCGTGACAAGGGCTAGCAAATGCCTTATCCAGCGAACATCAACAAACCTATGCGACCCAGATCAAAGGACGACTTTTAATGGCTGAGCACGAACACGGTTCTATGGATAGCACGACCCAGCAAAAAGTGTTTGATGGCTTTATGTCCTTTGTGACGAAGTCGGTGATCGTGATCCTGGTGATTCTTGTCGGTATGGCGATCTTTATTACCTAAAATATTTGCATTGTCGGAGGACCTGTCATGAAGCTTCTGACAAGCATGCTGTTTTGCTGCGCCCTGTTGGTGGGATGTGCCGAAAAGGGCAAAGAATCATCTCAAGAACAGATCGCGAGTAGCATTTATCGCTCTGGCACACAGCCGACGCTGACTGTCTTTACCATGATCAACAACCGCAGCGGCCAAGGTGCGCACACGGCGCTGTTGGTCAATGCTTCGCAGACGGTTCTGTTTGATCCAGCGGGCTCTTTTAACCACCCGGACGTGCCAGCAAGCGGTGATGTGCTTTATGGAATGTCGCCGAGTTGGGTGCAGATCTATAAGTCCGCCCATGCACGCAGCCTATTTCATGTGGTCAGCCAAGAAATCGCCGTGACGCCTGCGCAAGCTGAACGTGCGTTGCAGTTGGTTCAGGCAAAAGGCTCGGTTCCTTCAGCCATGTGCGCGAGTGCCACCACGGGCATCCTTCGCGAGATACCTGGATTTGAGGATATTAGATCAGGGTTTTATCCAACCGCTCTGATGAAGCAGATGCAGGTGCGCCCCGGTGTTAGCACAACGCGCTATTATGAAAACGACGACGGCAATGTTGTCGACGGTGTGCAGGGACAACTGCAGTAAGCCCTAGCCGATCAGGTAGAGCAGCCCATAAAGCGTGACGGCACCGCTAAAGATCGCCAGCAGTACATTTTTTGTGATGACCCCAACTGTCAGCGTTACTGTGGCGGCGGCCAATCTGGGCATATCCAACGCGCCATCAGTCGCGGCGGGCCACAAAACTTGCGGGGCCACCAGCGCAGGCAGAATTGCCACCGCAGTGTAGCGCAGGTGACGCAGCAACCAAGCCGGCATCGCGCGGTCGCCCACCAGCCCGATAAAGACAAAGCGCAAGCCAAAGCTGCCGATCCCTAGGCCAATGATGATGAACCACAAGGTTGATGTTTCAATCATGGATGCGCCCCCGCCGTTCTAACCAAAGTTCAGTTTGAGCGCCTGCCATCATGCCTGCCAGACCGGCCACAATGAGGCCTAGTGAGTATGGAATTTGGGTGGCCAGCAGGCTGACCAGTACCGCCACGAAGGCGGCGACAACATGTGCGACGGTCCGAAACATTGGCGCGATCATAGCAAGGAAAGCGATGGGGATCGCGAAATCCAGTGCCAGCGCTTCCGGGATCTGTGCGCCGACCAACGCGCCAACAAGCGAAAAAACATACCACAAGGGGACACAGGAGGTTACTGCACCAAGAAAATAGGCGACGCGCTGGGGTACGCCCATGCCGGGGTCTGATTCAAAGCGGGTCATGGCGACGACATAGGATTGATCGACCATGAGGTAGGCACACAGCGCGCGTTGCCACAAAGGAGCAGCCCCAAGATAGGGCGTGAGAGATGCCGAATACATCGCCATTCGCAGGTTAACGGCAAGCGCTGACACCAGCACAATCGCGGTCGGCGCATTTTCTTGGAGCAACTGCAGGGCGGTGAGTTGCGCAGCCCCTGCAATCACAACGACGGAAAAGGCGAGAGTTTCAAAAACGTTCAGGCCTGCTTCGGTCGCAATGACGCCAAAAAGCGTGGCAAAAGGGATGATCACAAACACAAACGGCAGACCTGCCAGGACGCCCTGTCGGTAAGCCGATTTCGTGGTGGTGATGGTCATGCAAAGCCCCTAGATTGTATGCAATCGGTAGCGCTTGTCCGGAGGGGATGCAATTGGCTCGATACGACGATCTTGACGGATACATCATTGCGCCTGATCCCGCAGCGACGCGGTTGACGCGTTTGGTGCAGGGTGTTGATCATTTAGGGGCCAAGACAGACATCCGTGTTGTCGAAGAGCGCCCCCTGACGATTTTTCTGAACGCGCAGGAAATCGTGACCGCGATGACTATTGGCGACTATCCCGACTATCTTGCGCTTGGGTTTCTGCGCAATCAGGGGATGTTGCAGGACAGCGACGTGATCAAGGGCGTCGATTATGACGAAGAGTTAGAAACCGTGGTTGTCCGCACCGAGCGCGCCACGGACTACGAGGACAAGATGCGCCGTAAAACGCGGACCAGCGGATGTGCTGTTGGCACCGTATTCGGCGATATGATGGAGGGACTAGAAGGTGTGCAGCTGGCCGCAAGTCCGGTCCGGACATCATGCCTTTATGCCTTGTCAGCGCGGATCAATCGGACGCCGAGCCTTTATCTGGAGGCGGGGGCGATCCATGGCACGGTGCTGTGTCAGGGGGATCAGCCGCTGGTTTATATGGAAGACGTGGGCCGCCATAATGCCGTCGACAAGATCGCCGGTTGGATGCTGGCGACGGGCACTAGAGCTGATGACAAAATCCTTTACACGACCGGGCGGCTTACCTCCGAGATGGTGATCAAGACGGCGATGATGGGCATTCCGGTGTTGGCGTCGCGGTCTGGTTTCACCGCGTGGGGCGTAGAAATCGCGCAATCTGTGGGGTTGACGTTGATTGGTCGGATGCGGGGACAGCGGTTTGTTTGCCTTGCGGGCGAAGACCGTCTGATCCGGGACGCGGACCCGACCGCAATCAAAGATGAACCAAGCAAGAGCGGGCGCAAGGGTGCTGCATGAGTGACGTCGTTCAAATGCGCGGCACCGTCCGAACCGAGATGTTGCAACGCGTGATGCTGAGTTGGGCGTGTCCACATCGTGGTCTCCGCCAAAAGCCGATCCGCGCTGCTTTGTTTATGCTTGTCTGGACCGCTTTCGGTGTGATGGTTGATCTCGACATGGCGGGGCTTAAATTCTGGATAGGCCCGGTAACTGCGCTGTTTTTATGCGTCGCTTCTTGTCTGATCTCGTGGTTTTCGGCCATTGAGGTTTTCGACGAATTGATGGGACAGCAGGGCGAAGGTGAGGCCACATGAAACAACCTCTCGGTGTGATCCTCGCTGGCGGCCAGGCCACGCGTATGGGGGGGGGCGATAAGGGCCTGCTGCGATTGGGCGGTCAGACTTTATTGGCCCGTGTGATCGATCGGCTGGAGCCGCAAGTGGCGGGTCTTGCCTTGAATGCGAATGGTGACGCGGACCGTTTTGCGGAATTTGGACTGCCTGTGATTGGCGACAGCATTGAAGGCTTTGCTGGACCGTTGGCCGGGGTTTTAGCGGGGCTTGATTGGGCCGCGACACAAGGGGCAGATGCGATTGTGACTGCCGCTGCGGATACGCCTTTTTTCCCCTGTGATCTTGTCCCGCAGTTGCTGGCTGCTTCAGAGGGGCGATTGCATCCCTTAGCGCTCGCCGCGACTCCTCATCCTACACGGGGAACCGCGCGACATCCGACCTTTGGTCTTTGGCCTGTTGCTTTGCGCAATGATCTGCGCGCGGCGCTGCAGTGCGGTTTGCGCAAAGTTGTCCTGTGGAGCGATACCCATAACGGCGCAGAGGCGGTATTCCCTGAGGAAGCCGCATTTTTCAATGTGAATACCCCCGACGATCTGGCCCATGCAGAGGCGATGTTATGAGAATTTATGGTGTCGTTGGTTGGAAGAACGCTGGCAAAACCGGGCTGATGGAACGCCTTGTTACCGAAATTACCGGGCGTGGTTTGAGCGTATCCACAGTCAAACACGCACATCACAGCTTTGACGTCGACCACCCCGGCAAGGACAGCTTTCGCCACCGCACTGCTGGGGCGACCGAAGTGTTGCTGGCTTCGCGGAACCGATTTGCGCTGATGCATGAGATGAAGGGCGAAGATGAGCCAACTTTGGACGTGCTTCTGGGCAAGCTCGCACCCGTCGATCTGGTATTGATCGAAGGCTACAAGCGCGATGCTCACCCCAAGATCGAGGCGTATCGTGCTGAAACGGGCAATCCGTTAATTGGGACGGATGATCCCACGGTGCGCGCAATGGCAAGTGATACGGAAATCACGTTTGATCGGCCCGTATTTGAGTTGGATGATACTGTGGCGATTGCGGATTTCATTCTGGCTGAGGTTGGATTGTGAAACCGTTTGATACGGTTTTGATTGTCGATTGGTCGGGTGGCAACGACACGGGGCCCAAGCCACGCAAGGACGCGATATGGGCCGGCGTGGTGCGCAACGGTGTCGCAGATGCGCCCGTTTACCTTCGCAATAGGGTCGCGGCAGAAATCTGGATCGCAGCGTTTCTTGAAGTGGAGATCGCTGCTGGGCGGCGGGTGTTTGCTGGATTCGATTTCTCCTTTGGATATCCTGTTGGCTTTGCGAAGGCTTTGACCGGGCAGGATGATCCGTTGGTGGTTTGGGATTGGTTCGAAGCGCGGATTGAGGATGCGCCTGAGACCAACAACCGCTTTGATCTGGCCGGAGAGATTAACAGCACGATGGGAGGCAAAGGGCCGTTCTGGGCGAACGGGCTTGGCCGGGATATCGACGGCTTGCCGCGACGCAAAGATCATTATTACAACCCGTTTCCAGATCGCCGCGAGGCTGAGCAGCAGGCCAAAGGTACGTTCACTTGCTGGCAAATGGCGGGTGCCGGAGCGGTGGGCAGTCAGACGTTTATGGGCCTGCCGGTGTTGGCGCGTCTGCGCCGCCAGTTTGCAAAACAGGTGCGCGTTTGGCCATTTGAACCGCTTCATCGTGACGTCGCTTTTGTTGAAATCTGGCCATCGTTGACCGTCGGGCCAGCTCCTGAGGGGCAGATCAAAGATAGTTGGCAGGTGTCAGAACTTGCATCACAAATCGCTGCTCTCGACGCAGATGACCTGGGCGGGATGTTGGATGTCGAAGCGCCGCGAGAAGGGGCCATTTTCGGAGTCGGGTTTGAGGATGCGCTTCGGGGTGGGCTGCGCCTGAGAAATGATTGTTTTGCCCTGCCGCGTGGTGTGCATTGGACACCCGTCGATGACGCGCTGGATCTTTTGCAAGGCCGGCTGCGTGTTGTCGTTCGAGAAGAAAAAATCACGCTGAGCGCGGCGCTTGGACGGGTTAGTTCCCATGCGGTTGAAGCGAAGCGCGCAAACCCGCCTTTGGCGAACACGGCGGTGGATGGCTACGGTTTTGCTGGCGGGCGTGGACCCAGCGCGCATCAAATTCCATTGGTATCTGGTCGTGCTGCTGCGGGCGATGCGCCGGGCGCAGTGCCGGACGGCCAGGCGATCCGAGTGCTGACCGGTGCTGCGTTGCCTGAAGGCGTTGATACGGTGATTTTGCAAGAAGATGTCACGGTGAGCGACGGAGCAATTTGTTTTACTGGCCCACTAAAACAGGGCGCGAATACTCGACGTGCGGGCGAGGATGTCGGCGCTGGTGATCAGGTTCTGGCGGCAGGGCGGCGAATCACAGCGTCAGACCTTGCCCTGCTCGCGGCGACGGATGTGTCTGAGATCGTCGTGCGTGTTCCCTTGCGGGTGGGAGTATTGTCCACAGGCGATGAGTTGGTCGAGCCCGGAGAGATCGCGCACCCCGGTCAGATATATGACGCAAACCGACCAATGCTGTTAGGGCTTTTGGCGCAGATGGGCCATGACCCTGTCGATCTTGGGCGCGCGCCTGATAACCGAGATACCCTGCGGCACATGCTGGATGATGCCGCGGGAAAAGTGGATGCGATCTTGACCAGTGGTGGTGCGTCTGCCGGGGATGAAGACCACGTGTCGGCACTGCTGAGCGAGGCTGGTGCGATGACATTATGGCGCATCGCGATCAAGCCAGGGCGGCCGCTTGCGCTTGGGGTGTGGGACGGTATTCCGGTGTTTGGATTGCCGGGAAACCCTGTTGCAGCGATGGTTTGTACGCTCCTCTTTACGCGACCAGCGCTGGCTGTAATGGCAGGCGAGGACTGGCCCAGCCCACAAGGGTTCGATGTGCCAGCCGCATTTGAAAAACGAAAAAAACCGGGGCGCCGCGAGTATCTGCGTGCACGGATGCGCGACGGCAAGATTGAGGCTTTTCCATCTGAAGGGTCAGGACGTATTAGCGGCCTTAGTTGGGCCGAAGGGTTGGTCGAGCTATCGGAAGAAGCTCGGGACATTGCTCCCGGCGACATGGTTCGTTTCATCCCATACGCGTCGTTTGGAATTTGAATCCAAAGCACGCCAAATGCATGGTCTTAGGTGCAAAGCGACGGGGCTTTGGTGTCTTGGCGCGTTTTGCCGCCGCCGGACGTTTCAACGCCACCTTTGTTGAGGGGGCACCGCGCGATCGTATTGCGTGTCGCGTTAGAATCGGCCGAGGCTGTGTTTTCCATTGATTCCGATGATCGCCTGACCACGTCCGATCTGGGTCAGATCAGGGTGACAGGCGGCGAAATGGCAGGGGCAGCGGCAATGTTTGAATTGGCAGATGGGACGACGCAAAAAACAGTTTTTGATGCGCAGAACGCGGCGCAAACTTGCGGTTAGTGCATTAGTCGAACGTTCCTGCTATCCGGCCCAGTAACATAAAGGCGCGTGCCGTACGGGTATCGGCCAAAGCAGAAATTTCCCCGTCAGACGCGTCTTTTTCGAAATCGGCAAACAGGCGGTCAAAGCGGCGCAAAAAGTGATGTGCAGCGTCGCGAAAAATTGGATCTTCCTTCATGCGGCCCGCGGTCAGGGCCAGCGAAGAACGATCTCGTATCCCGCCTAATGCAGCGATTGTGCGGCCACGGGCCCCTTGGCCGAACTGGCGCCATACTTCGGGGCGGGCGCGGTCGGGGCGCAGGTCATCCATATAGATGCCTTCTTGGCTCAGTAGGGTCAGCACGTCTTGCGCGGCTTGGATAAGTTGAGCGGCGCTTCGGTCTTTGAGGGCGCGACGTAGGGCGGCAAACCCAACTTCATCTTCGGCAGTTTCAGGGAAATTGAGTGCGCGGATCAAGTCATCGGTCGCCAAAGGCAGCGCAATGTCGGCGCTTTGCGTGCCAAGTGCTAGTGCAGGTTGATCATCACGTGGAGGTGCATCGGCCGCGGGGGCCGGGGACGGGCGCACAGGCTCCTCTCGCCG
It encodes the following:
- a CDS encoding acyl-CoA dehydrogenase — protein: MPYRAAVDDFNFLFDHVVGLEQVRQTERFAEASDDVTRAIITEAGKLCDEVLAPLQRNGDLEPARLENGVVRTSPGFSGGHAAIADGGWIGMAADPEFGGMGLPMTLTSAVNEMMSGACLSLQLAPLMSQGQIEALEHHASDAIKELYLPKLISGEWTGTMNLTEPQAGSDVGALSSKASDNGDGTYAVSGQKIYISWGDNDFSGNVCHLVLARLPGAPEGTKGISLFLVPKLIPDSDGNPGKRNSLSVVSLEHKMGLHGSPTAIMQYDNATGWMVGPEQGGMAAMFTMMNNARLGVGGQGIGVAEAAYQHALAYAQDRKQGRTALEGGTGTILDHADVRRMLTTMKAEIFGARAIALSCAVAIDMGNATGDAAWKARAALLTPISKAFGTDMGIAMSEVGVQIHGGMGFIEETGAAQFCRDVRVTAIYEGTNGIQAMDLVARKMMDGGEAAMRLLDEIQADAEDARETFPKMTDAVWQASESLREATEWMVAQSDLQVRFAGAVPYLKAFARVLGGHLHLTAAMAAKGSAREKLARFYIERLLPEHVGLLAHAQAGADGLFALSAEELAA
- a CDS encoding MBL fold metallo-hydrolase, translated to MADIAPAGLRYPFDTPPVGAEAVEVAPGVLWLRLPLPMKLDHVNVYALDEGDHWTIIDTGFASKKSKAIWSEIMAGPLAGKPVGRVVVTHHHPDHIGLAGWFQTEHGAELITTRTAWLTARMLTLDEQPVPNAESLAFYRSAGMEAAIYDKRATERPFNFADVVTRMPLGYTRIKQGDQITMGGRNWDVHIGNGHAPEHATFWSRDDNLVIAGDQILSSISPNIGVYATEPMADPIGEWLEACERLSMLARADHLVLGGHKLPFTGLPTRMRQLIDNHHSALKRLLAYLDEPKTAGECFSPLFKRAIGEGEYGLALVEAFAHLSHLHQTGLATRQLRADGGWEFQRSTT
- a CDS encoding DUF6173 family protein, coding for MTDQIKTAAEAFEADALPRVHEVHTDPDKANASNVKVPNAVANTPVKSKSPAQWAYERVVLYLKKFEEELDEDHEVAMGFTGADAGVLRIEGMGYFDPDVLTFYGTDPAGGRMQLVQHVSQLNVVLRALPKAVQEDAPRRIGFQLVEDLEQDAKTS
- a CDS encoding aa3-type cytochrome c oxidase subunit IV, coding for MAEHEHGSMDSTTQQKVFDGFMSFVTKSVIVILVILVGMAIFIT
- a CDS encoding AzlD domain-containing protein, encoding MIETSTLWFIIIGLGIGSFGLRFVFIGLVGDRAMPAWLLRHLRYTAVAILPALVAPQVLWPAATDGALDMPRLAAATVTLTVGVITKNVLLAIFSGAVTLYGLLYLIG
- a CDS encoding AzlC family ABC transporter permease; this translates as MTITTTKSAYRQGVLAGLPFVFVIIPFATLFGVIATEAGLNVFETLAFSVVVIAGAAQLTALQLLQENAPTAIVLVSALAVNLRMAMYSASLTPYLGAAPLWQRALCAYLMVDQSYVVAMTRFESDPGMGVPQRVAYFLGAVTSCVPLWYVFSLVGALVGAQIPEALALDFAIPIAFLAMIAPMFRTVAHVVAAFVAVLVSLLATQIPYSLGLIVAGLAGMMAGAQTELWLERRGRIHD
- a CDS encoding formate dehydrogenase accessory sulfurtransferase FdhD, yielding MQLARYDDLDGYIIAPDPAATRLTRLVQGVDHLGAKTDIRVVEERPLTIFLNAQEIVTAMTIGDYPDYLALGFLRNQGMLQDSDVIKGVDYDEELETVVVRTERATDYEDKMRRKTRTSGCAVGTVFGDMMEGLEGVQLAASPVRTSCLYALSARINRTPSLYLEAGAIHGTVLCQGDQPLVYMEDVGRHNAVDKIAGWMLATGTRADDKILYTTGRLTSEMVIKTAMMGIPVLASRSGFTAWGVEIAQSVGLTLIGRMRGQRFVCLAGEDRLIRDADPTAIKDEPSKSGRKGAA
- the mobA gene encoding molybdenum cofactor guanylyltransferase MobA yields the protein MKQPLGVILAGGQATRMGGGDKGLLRLGGQTLLARVIDRLEPQVAGLALNANGDADRFAEFGLPVIGDSIEGFAGPLAGVLAGLDWAATQGADAIVTAAADTPFFPCDLVPQLLAASEGRLHPLALAATPHPTRGTARHPTFGLWPVALRNDLRAALQCGLRKVVLWSDTHNGAEAVFPEEAAFFNVNTPDDLAHAEAML
- the mobB gene encoding molybdopterin-guanine dinucleotide biosynthesis protein B: MRIYGVVGWKNAGKTGLMERLVTEITGRGLSVSTVKHAHHSFDVDHPGKDSFRHRTAGATEVLLASRNRFALMHEMKGEDEPTLDVLLGKLAPVDLVLIEGYKRDAHPKIEAYRAETGNPLIGTDDPTVRAMASDTEITFDRPVFELDDTVAIADFILAEVGL
- a CDS encoding molybdopterin-binding protein, producing MKPFDTVLIVDWSGGNDTGPKPRKDAIWAGVVRNGVADAPVYLRNRVAAEIWIAAFLEVEIAAGRRVFAGFDFSFGYPVGFAKALTGQDDPLVVWDWFEARIEDAPETNNRFDLAGEINSTMGGKGPFWANGLGRDIDGLPRRKDHYYNPFPDRREAEQQAKGTFTCWQMAGAGAVGSQTFMGLPVLARLRRQFAKQVRVWPFEPLHRDVAFVEIWPSLTVGPAPEGQIKDSWQVSELASQIAALDADDLGGMLDVEAPREGAIFGVGFEDALRGGLRLRNDCFALPRGVHWTPVDDALDLLQGRLRVVVREEKITLSAALGRVSSHAVEAKRANPPLANTAVDGYGFAGGRGPSAHQIPLVSGRAAAGDAPGAVPDGQAIRVLTGAALPEGVDTVILQEDVTVSDGAICFTGPLKQGANTRRAGEDVGAGDQVLAAGRRITASDLALLAATDVSEIVVRVPLRVGVLSTGDELVEPGEIAHPGQIYDANRPMLLGLLAQMGHDPVDLGRAPDNRDTLRHMLDDAAGKVDAILTSGGASAGDEDHVSALLSEAGAMTLWRIAIKPGRPLALGVWDGIPVFGLPGNPVAAMVCTLLFTRPALAVMAGEDWPSPQGFDVPAAFEKRKKPGRREYLRARMRDGKIEAFPSEGSGRISGLSWAEGLVELSEEARDIAPGDMVRFIPYASFGI